GCTGCTAGTAGAATTATTATATTAGACCATTTCATTTCTGACGTAATTCTTGCTGGATACATAGGTATTTTTACCTACTTATGGTCAAAAGCATTTGTTGAAAACAAAAGATTGAACAAATAATCAATTTATATATTCTTTGAAATAGGTCAAAGCTTTTCTATAAACCTCTTGCTTAAAGTAAACCACATGATTTATTGGATACCAATAACTTACCCATCGCCAATTATCAAACTCAGGCGAGTCGTTAGCCTCCAAGTTAATATTATTTTCTGAAGTTTTTAACCTTAGTAAAAACCATTTTTGCTTCTGCCCTATACATACTGGCTCACGACTTCTTACCAACGAATCAGGAATGTCATATTTAAACCAGTCTCTAGTAGATGCAATCACTTCAACATCATGAGGACGTAAACCTATCTCTTCATACAATTCCCTATACATCGCTTGTAAAGGCGTCTCACCTACTGCGACTCCACCTTGAGGAAATTGCCATGAAGTTCTACTCTTTCTTTGACCCCAAAACACTCTATTTTGTCTATTTAGTAAAACTATCGCTACATTTGCTCGATACCCACTTTTATCTATCATTATTCAAAGAAAACTATCTTCTTCCTAACCTTATTGTAAACTAATTTTTGTAAGTTTGAT
The genomic region above belongs to Francisella salimarina and contains:
- a CDS encoding RNA pyrophosphohydrolase, whose translation is MIDKSGYRANVAIVLLNRQNRVFWGQRKSRTSWQFPQGGVAVGETPLQAMYRELYEEIGLRPHDVEVIASTRDWFKYDIPDSLVRSREPVCIGQKQKWFLLRLKTSENNINLEANDSPEFDNWRWVSYWYPINHVVYFKQEVYRKALTYFKEYIN